A region of the Pseudarthrobacter phenanthrenivorans Sphe3 genome:
GGGTTCAGCCGGACGCCCGTGCGCGAGGCGATCAAGCGCCTCGAGGTGGACCATCTGGTGATCTCCTATCCCCGGCGCGGGACGTTTGCCACCACTGTGGATTTCACCGAGCTTGCCGATGTCTCCGAAATCCGGGAGCTGCTGGAGCCCCTGGCTGCCCGCAGGGCTGCAGCCAGGGCGAGCGAAGGCATGCGGAGGGAACTCCTGAAAGTTGCCGATGCGATTGCCAGCATCGGTCCCGGGGCAGGGGAGTCGCGCGAGCTGATGCGCTACGACCTTATGGTGCACCGGCTGATCTACAAGGCGGCTGCCAACCCGCACCTGGAAGACACCCTGATCCGCTACGACAACCTGGCCACCCGCATCTGGTGCGTGGTGCTGGACAAGGTTCCCTCCGTGACCGGCCACATCACCGAACACGTGGACCTGCTGAAAGCTGTGGCGGCCGGCGACGCGGACAAAGCGGGAGAGCTCGCCTTGCACCACGTCACCAGCTTCGAGGAGACCATCCGCAAGGTGCTGTAGCCCGGACCCTCTCGCACTTACCGTCGCTTCTGCCAGGACCCTCTCGCACTTTCTAAAGGATGGAACCCGCAACGATGCCCGCTGCCACCCGGAACGCCCCGGACCGAACCGTCAGGTTCGGTTACGCCTTCATCGGTGTCCTGCTCATCGCAGTCAACCTTCGGGTGTCCTTTGTCAGTGTGGGACCGGTCCTGCAGAACATCAGCTCCGACCTTGGCCTGTCCAGCGCTGCAGCGGGGTTCCTGACGGGCCTTCCGCTCATTGCTTTCGCAGCCTTTTCGCCCTTGGCGCCCGGCTTCG
Encoded here:
- a CDS encoding GntR family transcriptional regulator yields the protein MNALLALAPAEEEAPSQAEAAYRQLRDKLIMLEIRPGEPINDGQLAAELGFSRTPVREAIKRLEVDHLVISYPRRGTFATTVDFTELADVSEIRELLEPLAARRAAARASEGMRRELLKVADAIASIGPGAGESRELMRYDLMVHRLIYKAAANPHLEDTLIRYDNLATRIWCVVLDKVPSVTGHITEHVDLLKAVAAGDADKAGELALHHVTSFEETIRKVL